The Moorena producens PAL-8-15-08-1 genomic interval TGTTATGACCGTTATTACTATTAAATCTAAATTCCCTTGACTTTAACAACATGTTTGTTGTTAATATAACCTACAATAGAGTTAAACAACAAAAACGTTGTTTTAATCCACCCAGTAACCAGATCACATCCCGTGGGCATGAGGAAGCACCATATTATAGTTGTAACCGAAGAAAAAAGCAAGCCGCTGTCTTGATGCAGTCGCTAGCCGGAGTCTACAACCTCTAACCTTCCAAGCTGCCAACCTATTCTACGGGAAAGTCAAAGGCGAACAAACTATCACTGTGTTTGTAACTCTGTTGGATCCTTAATGATAAGAGAGCACTAAATCAATGACTGCCACTGTCAAGACATTAGTCAACCAGCCCTATAAGTACGGCTTTGTCACAGATATTGAAGCGGATACCATTCCTCGTGGACTAAATGAGGATATTATCCGTCTGATTTCGGCTAAGAAAAACGAACCCGAGTTCATGCTGGAGTTTCGCCTGAAGGCGTATCGACAATGGCAGAAAATGACCGAGCCAACCTGGCCCCATGTCACCTATCCTCCCATTGACTACCAAAAAATTATCTACTACTCAGCACCCAAACAGACGAAGGAAAAACTCAATAGCCTGGACGAAGTTGACCCAGCTTTACTGGAAACCTTTGATAAATTAGGCATTTCCCTATCTGAGCAAAAGCGGCTGGCTAATGTAGCAGTGGATGCCATCTTTGATAGTGTCTCGATCGCCACTACCTTCAAAGACAAGCTGGCTGAGTCGGGGGTAATTTTCTGCTCGATTTCGGAAGCTTTGCAAGAACACCCAGAGTTAGTGCGGAAATACCTGGGTAGTGTTGTTCCTGTGGCAGATAATTACTTTGTTGCTCTCAATTCTGCTGTTTTCAGTGATGGTTCCTTTGTCTATATTCCCAAAGGAGTCAAATGCCCGATGGAACTGTCCACCTATTTTCGGATTAATAATGGAGATACTGGACAGTTCGAGCGTACCCTAATTGTGGCGGAAGAAGGGAGCAATGTTAGTTACCTAGAAGGCTGCACTGCGCCGATGTACGATAGCAACCAGCTGCACGCAGCGGTGGTGGAACTGGTTGCCCTGGACAATGCTGAGATTAAATACTCCACCGTCCAAAACTGGTTCGCTGGGGATAAAAATGGTAAAGGTGGGATTTACAACTTTGTTACCAAGCGGGGATTGTGCAAGGGAGTCAACTCGAAGATTTCCTGGACTCAGGTCGAAACTGGTTCTGCGATTACTTGGAAGTATCCCAGTTGTGTTCTAGTCGGTGACAATTCCATTGGTGAATTCTACTCTGTTGCTCTAACCAACAATCTCCAACAAGCGGACACAGGTACCAAGATGGTGCATATCGGTAAAAATACTCGCAGCACCATCATTTCTAAAGGGATTTCTGCTGGTAAGTCCAAAAATAGCTACCGGGGTCTAGTTAAAATTGGTCCGAAGGCCAAGGGGGCGCGGAACTATTCCCAGTGTGATTCCATGTTGATTGGGGATACGGCTGAGGCGAATACGTTTCCCTACATTCAAGTCCAGAACAACATGGGCAAAGTGGAACACGAAGCCTCCACTTCCAAAATCGGTGAAGACCAGCTATTTTTCTTCGCTCAACGAGGGATTTCAGAAGAAGATGCCATCTCCATGATGGTGAGTGGCTTCTGTAAAGATGTATTCAATGAACTTCCCATGGAATTTGCTGCTGAAGCAGATAAACTTTTAAGCCTGAAGCTGGAAGGCACAGTCGGATAACTAAGGGTAATTAGGTTGAAGGTTAGCAGGTTGAAGGTTGAAGGTTGAAGGTTGAAGGTTGTTAGCAGGTTGAACGCGATCGCTTTCAGTTGCTAGTGGTGCTTCAGGGACGGGCTCGCCCTCATTTTATCGGTAGCCACTGTTGGGAAAGTCCGTCCCGTAACGCACCACCTGGTCTAATATTTATTACACCTGCTAACAACCTTCAACCTGGTAACCTTAAACCTGATAACATTCAACCTTAAACCTGATAACATTCAACCTTATAAAAATACTTCTGGGATAAAGCATTTATTATCAAGTCGAAATGATTAGTGAAACTAGTGAAATAATATTGTCTGTTCGGGATTTGACGGCAGATGTGGATGGTAACCAGATTCTGAAGGGATTGAATCTGGAAGTTAAGGCGGGGGAAATCCATGCGATTATGGGACCG includes:
- the sufB gene encoding Fe-S cluster assembly protein SufB, whose translation is MTATVKTLVNQPYKYGFVTDIEADTIPRGLNEDIIRLISAKKNEPEFMLEFRLKAYRQWQKMTEPTWPHVTYPPIDYQKIIYYSAPKQTKEKLNSLDEVDPALLETFDKLGISLSEQKRLANVAVDAIFDSVSIATTFKDKLAESGVIFCSISEALQEHPELVRKYLGSVVPVADNYFVALNSAVFSDGSFVYIPKGVKCPMELSTYFRINNGDTGQFERTLIVAEEGSNVSYLEGCTAPMYDSNQLHAAVVELVALDNAEIKYSTVQNWFAGDKNGKGGIYNFVTKRGLCKGVNSKISWTQVETGSAITWKYPSCVLVGDNSIGEFYSVALTNNLQQADTGTKMVHIGKNTRSTIISKGISAGKSKNSYRGLVKIGPKAKGARNYSQCDSMLIGDTAEANTFPYIQVQNNMGKVEHEASTSKIGEDQLFFFAQRGISEEDAISMMVSGFCKDVFNELPMEFAAEADKLLSLKLEGTVG